A genomic region of Negativicoccus succinicivorans contains the following coding sequences:
- the rplS gene encoding 50S ribosomal protein L19, translating into MNIIQQLEQEQLRSDIPDFRAGDTVRVHAKVVEGNRERIQIFEGVVLARKNGGVRETFTVRRIASGVGVERTFLVHSPRVAKIEVKNRGVVRRAKLYYLRRLTGKAARIRERR; encoded by the coding sequence ATGAACATCATTCAACAATTGGAACAAGAACAGTTGCGCTCGGACATTCCGGATTTCCGTGCCGGCGATACGGTTCGCGTCCACGCCAAAGTCGTCGAAGGTAATCGTGAACGTATTCAGATTTTTGAAGGCGTTGTCTTGGCGCGCAAAAATGGCGGTGTCCGTGAAACTTTCACAGTACGCCGTATTGCGTCCGGCGTCGGTGTAGAACGTACATTCCTTGTACATTCCCCGCGTGTGGCCAAAATCGAAGTCAAAAACCGCGGCGTCGTACGTCGTGCAAAACTGTACTACCTGCGTCGTTTGACCGGTAAAGCGGCTCGTATTCGTGAACGTCGCTAA